The Amblyomma americanum isolate KBUSLIRL-KWMA chromosome 6, ASM5285725v1, whole genome shotgun sequence genome has a window encoding:
- the LOC144136306 gene encoding uncharacterized protein LOC144136306 — protein MGTSCYHFLLFRDRPSIQTMASVCFAMNSIHLVAVLYTAMSADDAIVILKLNGIESTVTELHIAGGSRFVIYYITVFADLFLIIGIEDNCRLGMLTFIWWNSFRIFLEVLTIVGVGIWKGTSENFTLIMSFLSCLGLTLLIQGFFTRRVFHYSAMVRPSVRLQGVHGDMPSGMGVLSEPAGKAQHSAGATIKDGDEETTETRTAAHRAENSDSRAMTDTTKPDKGTTSADGYTAGIKTKSQ, from the exons ATGGGAACTAGCTGCTACCACTTCCTCCTCTTCAGGGACCGCCCCAGCATCCAGACGATGGCCAGCGTCTGCTTT GCGATGAACAGCATTCATCTTGTCGCGGTGCTGTACACGGCCATGAGCGCTGACGACGCCATTGTCATCCTCAAGCTGAATGGCATCGAGTCAACAGTCACGG agctCCACATTGCAGGGGGTTCACGGTTCGTCATTTACTACATAACAGTATTCGCTGACTTGTTCCTCATCATCGGCATCGAAGAT AACTGCAGGCTGGGAATGCTGACGTTCATATGGTGGAACTCGTTCCGAATTTTCCTCGAAGTTCTCACCATCGTGGGCGTTGGAATATGGAAAGGCACCAGCGAAAAC TTCACCCTGATAATGTCCTTCTTGTCGTGCCTGGGACTGACGCTTCTCATTCAG GGCTTTTTTACGCGGCGCGTGTTCCACTACAGCGCGATGGTGCGGCCAAGCGTACGGCTGCAAGGCGTGCACGGCGACATGCCCAGCGGCATGGGTGTCCTGTCTGAGCCCGCCGGCAAGGCGCAGCACTCGGCGGGAGCCACGATCAAGGACGGCGACGAGGAGACCACCGAGACGAGGACGGCCGCGCACCGCGCCGAGAACTCCGACAGCCGCGCCATGACTGACACCACTAAGCCGGACAAGGGCACGACCAGCGCCGATGGTTACACCGCCGGCATCAAGACCAAGAGCCAGTGA
- the LOC144136309 gene encoding uncharacterized protein LOC144136309 has product MRNRGGVKEWVGLEGLLALCCCLALLDVTQAQFFSKTTNTIPRMGRRAVDYPQLEEPRLGRVLGLLPGEPVRQPAELSFLLGGEGFQYATRDRPANGCRDSRCRMRGAAFLPALQAIEDA; this is encoded by the exons AGTGGGTCGGCCTAGAGGGCCTCCTGGCTCTCTGCTGCTGCCTAGCTCTGCTCGATGTGACGCAGGCACAGTTCTTCTCCAAGACAACGAATACAATACCGAGGATGGGTAGAAGAGCTGTCGACTATCCGCAG CTGGAAGAACCTAGGCTGGGCCGTGTGCTGGGTCTGCTGCCGGGAGAACCGGTGCGCCAGCCGGCTGAACTGAGCTTCCTGCTAGGCGGGGAGGGCTTTCAGTACGCCACCAGGGACAGGCCGGCCAACG GCTGCCGAGACAGCCGGTGCCGAATGCGTGGAGCAGCGTTCCTGCCAGCCCTGCAGGCGATCGAGGACGCGTAG